One Brassica napus cultivar Da-Ae chromosome A5, Da-Ae, whole genome shotgun sequence DNA window includes the following coding sequences:
- the LOC106413213 gene encoding uncharacterized protein At4g04775-like, translated as MSSSSSVSGNTYFHRRHVERGTPKQCWCGEPAELCTSASRANPGRLYYCCRKGYIKRHLFKWADECLVEEVEDMKSVMSDMTKGISDLRVDVGRLEKELGKAEKMKCLMFPVVVCGFGMAIFWHYFFA; from the exons atgtcttcttcatcatctgtgTCTGGTAACACTTACTTTCACCGCCGGCATGTGGAAAGAGGAACGCCGAAACAGTGTTGGTGTGGTGAACCCGCTGAATTATGTACATCTGCATCACGGGCTAATCCAGGAAGACTGTACTATTGCTGTCGCAAAGGATATATTaag AGACATTTATTCAAATGGGCGGACGAGTGCTTGGTGGAAGAGGTAGAAGATATGAAATCGGTGATGAGTGACATGACCAAAGGCATATCAGATCTGAGAGTAGACGTTGGTCGGTTGGAGAAAGAACTCGGTAAAGCGGaaaagatgaagtgtttgatgttTCCAGTGGTGGTTTGTGGGTTTGGTATGGCCATATTTTGGCACTATTTCTTTGCGTAG
- the LOC125608874 gene encoding uncharacterized protein LOC125608874: protein MEKKQGFFSALRGLSPSRSRARSRSVSPARSSSPMKALSWGKKNSTGGGYCLSQPELSIGRSGSLRPVMEGPDPDEEGGGGGGGGNVGDSKRLGSGLGHWVKGQLSRAPSVAATAVCRRNDLRLLLGVMGAPLAPIHVSSSDPLPHLSIKNTPIETSSAQYILQQYTASSGGQKLQSSVKNAYAMGKLKMITSELETASRTVRNRNPSKAESGGFVLWQMDPDMWYVELSVGGNKVRAGCNGKLVWRHTPWLGSHSAKGPVRPLRRGLQGLDPRTTAAMFAEAKCIGEKNVNGEDCFILKLCTDPETLKARSEGPAEIIRHVLSGYFSQKTGLLVHIEDSHLTRIQSNGGDTVFWETTYNSSLDDYRQVEGIMIAHSGHSVVTLFRFGEEAMSHTRTKMEESWTIEEVAFNVPGLSLDCFIPPADLKTGSGTEYPQEERGKSNNAVVLSAAHRAKVAALENGSFEANR, encoded by the exons ATGGAGAAAAAGCAAGGATTTTTCTCTGCTCTCAGAGGTCTCTCTCCGTCGCGTTCAAGGGCAAGGTCTCGCTCAGTTAGCCCCGCTCGGTCTAGCTCTCCGATGAAAGCTCTCTCCTGGGGGAAGAAGAACTCCACCGGCGGCGGGTACTGTCTGTCTCAGCCGGAGCTTTCAATCGGGAGATCCGGAAGCTTGAGGCCTGTGATGGAAGGTCCCGATCCAGAcgaagaaggaggaggaggaggaggaggagggaacGTAGGAGACTCGAAACGGCTCGGGTCGGGTCTAGGCCACTGGGTCAAGGGACAGCTGTCACGCGCTCCTTCCGTCGCCGCGACAGCCGTTTGTCGGAGAAATGATCTGAGGCTTCTTTTAGGAGTGATGGGAGCTCCTCTCGCTCCCATTCACGTCTCTTCCTCCGATCCTTTGCCTCATCTCAGCATCAAAAACACTCCAATC GAGACATCGTCTGCTCAGTACATTCTCCAACAGTACACTGCTTCTTCTGGCGGACAGAAGCTTCAGAGCTCCGTCAAGAACGCTTATGCTATGGGGAAACTCAAGATGATCACTTCAGAGCTCGAGACTGCTTCGAGAACCGTTAGGAACCGGAACCCTTCTAAGGCTGAGAGTGGAGGGTTCGTTCTCTGGCAGATGGATCCGGACATGTGGTACGTTGAGCTCTCTGTTGGTGGTAATAAAGTTCGTGCTGGATGTAACGGGAAGCTTGTCTGGAGACACACTCCTTGGCTTGGTTCTCACTCTGCTAAAGGACCCGTTAGGCCTCTCCGCCGAGGGCTTCAG GGGCTTGATCCGAGGACTACTGCTGCCATGTTTGCGGAGGCGAAGTGTATAGGAGAGAAGAATGTGAACGGTGAAGATTGCTTCATCCTCAAGCTATGTACTGACCCTGAAACGCTCAAGGCGAGGAGTGAAGGACCAGCTGAGATTATCAGACACGTCCTCTCCGGCTACTTTAGTCAGAAAACTGGACTCTTGGTTCACATTGAGGACTCGCATCTGACCAGGATCCAATCCAACGGTGGAGATACTGTTTTCTGGGAGACTACGTACAACTCGTCTCTTGACGATTACCGCCAGGTGGAAGGGATCATGATCGCTCACTCAGGACACTCGGTTGTGACGCTTTTCAGGTTTGGGGAAGAGGCGATGAGCCACACGAGGACTAAGATGGAAGAGAGCTGGACCATTGAGGAAGTTGCGTTTAATGTTCCTGGTTTGTCTCTGGATTGCTTTATACCGCCGGCTGATTTAAAGACCGGTTCTGGAACCGAGTACCCACAGGAGGAGAGAGGGAAGAGCAATAATGCTGTCGTGTTGTCTGCTGCTCACAGGGCTAAAGTTGCAGCCTTGGAGAATGGGAGCTTTGAAGCTAACCGCTAG
- the LOC125608873 gene encoding B3 domain-containing protein REM10-like produces MPNSHKPHFLKPLLPDFHSGVTIPLGFFSQHIEGKTNRKTWKLRSDATDQTWEVIQEGRRLTGGWKDFTTAHDLQIGDIVIFKHEGDMVFHVTPFGPSCCEIQYTHPHIIKEEADADDAPSFSFDYCFQAEVTASNLKEDKLYLPEGATTCTALNKQCQEIILVNKEGNSWTVSLRFSEADGMYYIRRGWRKFCRANRCAIGDLFVFNVVGDGKTTPLMCVCPEREE; encoded by the exons ATGCCTAATTCGCACAAACCTCATTTCTTGAAGCCTCTGCTTCCCGATTTCCACAGTGGCGTG ACAATACCACTTGGCTTCTTCTCACAGCACATAGAAGGGAAGACAAACCGGAAAACATGGAAACTAAGATCGGACGCTACAGATCAAACTTGGGAAGTGATACAAGAAGGCAGGAGACTCACCGGAGGTTGGAAAGATTTCACCACAGCACATGACCTTCAAATCGGTGACATTGTCATCTTCAAACACGAAGGAGATATGGTGTTTCATGTCACACCATTTGGTCCTAGCTGTTGTGAGATTCAGTATACACATCCTCACATCATCAAGGAAGAAGCCGATGCGGATGATGCTCCTTCTTTCTCATTTGACTATTGTTTTCAGGCTGAGGTCACTGCTTCGAATCTAAAAGAAGACAAACTT TATCTTCCTGAGGGAGCTACGACTTGTACTGCTTTGAACAAACAATGCCAAGAGATAATACTTGTCAACAAAGAGGGAAATTCATGGACTGTGAGTTTGCGATTTAGCGAAGCAGACGGCATGTATTACATCAGAAGAGGCTGGAGAAAGTTCTGTCGTGCTAACAGATGCGCCATAGGAGACTTATTTGTGTTCAATGTGGTTGGAGATGGGAAAACTACTCCACTAATGTGTGTATGTCCGGAAAGGGAAGAGTGA
- the LOC106393417 gene encoding uncharacterized protein LOC106393417 — MFDDSDGASSEDDNFSTYGESPIEEDEDSPTLPSKKRYQNFLMSESKGNLEVLKLEMSSLDLAVGQRYLTKKHLKRRLKLFTVRHQFDFDVEISNLTTYVVKCWVDGCTWRVRASTEGLSPQFYIRIYDSDHACSVTERSNRSRNATPDILGELYKNFLGDVGPAVRPESVGIAITKQFGVKMEYWKSHRTLKCAREIDEGTPECGFELLPSYLYMIRRANPNTVTRLQIDELGRFMYVFLAFGASVNGFPFMRKVVVVDGTFLNGKYKGTLLTALAQDGNFQIFPIAFAVVDTENDDSWNWFFTQLKVLIPDQEGLAIISDRHNSIGKAITNVYPLAARGICTYHLYKNILGRYKGKDVFRLVKKAARCFRMSDFDMIFEEIEALNPDLHGYLERADVRLWTRVYFPGERYNLMTTNIAESMNRALSHARGLNIVRILESIRVMMTRWFAERRVDARSQSTTLTRGVEKLLQGRVSASRDWTVQRIDDHHTEVKYGAAGESLNVVNLVERKCTCRRFDVEKIPCVHAIAAAEERNVSRISLCSPYYKSTYLASAYAESVMPVDSALPVPDNVANVQCFPPFIRQQPGRPKKNRMKSALEVALANKRPRKEHICSRCSQSGHNARTCPI; from the exons ATGTTCGATGACTCGGACGGTGCGTCATCTGAAGATGATAACTTCAGCACATACGGTGAGTCTCCtatcgaagaagacgaagattcACCAACGCTACCTTCCAAGAAGAGATATCAGAACTTCTTGATGAGCGAATCTAAAGGGAATCTGGAGGTTTTGAAGTTGGAGATGTCGTCGTTAGACCTTGCGGTAGGACAACGATACTTGACTAAAAAGCATTTGAAGAGACGACTGAAACTTTTTACAGTGAGGCatcaatttgattttgatgtagAAATATCAAACCTGACAACATACGTTGTTAAGTGTTGGGTTGATGGATGTACATGGAGAGTTCGTGCATCTACCGAAGGATTGTCCCCGCAGTTTTATATTCGTATTTACGACTCGGATCATGCATGTTCTGTAACTGAGCGTTCTAATCGATCTCGAAATGCAACACCGGATATTTTAGGAGAGTTGTACAAGAACTTTCTCGGCGACGTTGGTCCGGCCGTTCGCCCTGAGAGTGTCGGAATAGCTATCACTAAGCAGTTTGGTGTAAAG ATGGAATATTGGAAATCACACCGGACGCTTAAATGTGCAAGGGAAATCGATGAGGGCACACCTGAGTGTGGTTTTGAACTCTTGCCTTCTTACTTATACATGATAAGAAGGGCAAATCCGAATACAGTTACGCGTCTTCAAATCGATGAGCTTGGAAGATTCATGTATGTGTTTCTTGCGTTTGGTGCGAGCGTTAATGGGTTTCCTTTCATGCGCAAAGTTGTTGTCGTCGACGGTACGTTTCTTAATGGTAAATATAAAGGGACGCTACTCACAGCACTAGCTCAGGATGGTAACTTTCAGATTTTTCCAATAGCCTTCGCAGTGGTTGACACTGAAAATGATGATTCGTGGAATTGGTTTTTTACGCAACTAAAAGTGTTGATTCCTGACCAGGAGGGTCTTGCGATAATATCAGATAGGCATAACTCGATAGGGAAAGCAATTACAAATGTGTATCCGTTAGCTGCTCGTGGAATATGCACCTATCATTTGTATAAAAACATATTGGGACGGTACAAAGGAAAAGATGTATTTCGGCTGGTGAAGAAAGCGGCGAGATGTTTTAGAATGTCTGACTTTGATATGATTTTCGAGGAGATTGAAGCACTTAATCCTGATCTCCACGGCTACCTCGAAAGAGCTGATGTCAGACTGTGGACACGTGTTTATTTCCCGGGCGAGaggtacaatttgatgactacgaACATAGCGGAATCAATGAACAGAGCATTATCGCATGCTAGAGGTCTTAACATTGTTCGAATATTGGAATCGATACGGGTTATGATGACCAGATGGTTTGCTGAACGAAGAGTGGATGCCAGATCGCAGTCAACCACACTCACGCGCGGTGTGGAGAAACTATTACAA GGACGTGTAAGTGCCTCCCGGGATTGGACGGTTCAAAGGATTGATGACCATCACACTGAAGTTAAATATGGCGCTGCTGGCGAGTCTTTGAATGTTGTTAATTTGGTTGAGCGAAAGTGCACATGTCGGCGTTTCGATGTCGAGAAAATACCATGTGTACACGCAATCGCAGCTGCAGAGGAAAGAAATGTTTCTCGTATATCACTGTGCAGTCCTTACTATAAAAGCACTTATTTAGCTAGCGCATACGCTGAATCGGTCATGCCGGTTGACTCAGCGCTACCTGTTCCAGATAACGTGGCTAACGTACAGTGCTTTCCACCGTTTATTCGTCAACAACCGGGAAGACctaaaaaaaataggatgaaatCTGCTTTAGAAGTTGCACTTGCAAACAAACGTCCTAGGAAAGAGCACATATGTTCTCGTTGCAGTCAAAGTGGACATAATGCGAGAACTTGTCCGATATAA